Proteins from a genomic interval of Nostoc sp. TCL240-02:
- a CDS encoding type I polyketide synthase, with protein MNNIKQQKKEALALPTVGIAVIGMGCRFPGAKNPAAFWQLLRDGMNAVTQVPANRWSVDDLYDPDLATPGTMNSRWGGFLENVDQFDAKFFGISPGEAASTDPQQRLLLEVAWETLENAGLNPQQVSGSQTGVYIGIGSNDYANVCFEDLTQLNAYYVTGNALCTTVNRLSYFFGWQGPSLALDTGCSSSLVAIHLACQSLQTGEIDQALVGAVNLILSPKANIGLSQAWIMTSDNCCKSFDAAADGYVRGEGCGLVLLKRLEDAIRDKDQILGIIRGSAVNQNGFGKNLTAPNQLAQQSVISQALANAGVEPQQISYIEAHGVGTPLADVTEASALKAVLRPEGDTLPCFLSSVKTNIGHLEPAAGIAGLIKVLLCFQHQEIPPHLHFQTLNPDIGDDFPFIIPTTVSPWELNDTPRLAGINSFGLGGTNAHLVLEEPPVNNSKFKIQNSKLIERPLHLLTLSANNEKALRELASLYNTHIAKSVNISLPDICYSANVGRAALKHRLAIPADTLQGLQQELSAFASEQEAGEWFYGQQNSTKVGFLFTGQGTQYVDMGRQLYDTQPVFREVLERCDRLLTPYLNKSLLSILYPESGSKLLLHETVYTQPALFALEFALAEMWRSWGIKPHCIMGYSLGEYIAACVAGVLSLEDALILVAKRGQLMQQLPQNGAMAWIYTSINKVTEVLLTYQHQVGIAAIHGQEEILIAGESQAVQQILQQLKSEGIAFLKLKINQAFHSPAVEPILDAMEELAATFTYNPPQINWVSSVNGKLVEAIAPQHWRNHLRDTLQFSTAVDTLIAQGCNLLLELGPSSTLAEAGKRYQPQSEEIWLSSLKEGFEDWQQVLSTLSALYVQGADVNWAEFDRDYQRQRVELPTYPFQRKRYWIEPQQKPDVEIQPLEAQNFTSLLWQNLNLEEVSASQRWEKLQAYVQTEVATVLGLEPTEKLDPNEGFATLGMKSLMAIELKNRIQTQLGHSYSLAATLAFDYPTIATLTEYLGREVLGLDSPSTNHENLPQSCKDAINRVSTEDIAIIGMGCRFPGSANNPQQFWEILQKGIDAITEIPSQRWNLDNYFDSEPETPGKMYTRHGGFIADIDQFDAQFFGISPREAISLDPQQRILLEVSWEALENAAIAPQNLVGSQTGVFIGLISNEYMQLQIQHKNPETIDAYYGTGGIGSAAAGRISHSLGLRGPSLVVDTACSSSLVSIHLAVQSLRRGECNLALAGGVNLILLPETNIFLSKSKAVAVDGRCKTFDASANGFVRGEGCGVVVLKRLSEALADNDPILAVIRGSAVNHDGRSSGFTVPSTTAQQELLHEALANANVEAQQVSYIEAHGTGTSLGDPIEVGALASVLCAGRSLEQPLVISSVKTNIGHLEAAAGVAGLMKVVLALQHQEIPPHLHLQQPNPMIAWEQLPLSIPTSGQSWVVKDSARIVGVSSFGMSGTNAHVIVQEAPLEKAGGAALRLRSVTKEQGSRGAEITIERPLHLLCLSAKHANSLRQLAEQYIDYLGKHGDISLANITHTAQVGRSHFSHRLAVVGSSHAEMQAKLESAEYDYQVDSGNFTRCAFLFTGQGSQYVGMGRQLYENQPGFRWILDECDRILQPFLNKSILSVIFADTTENPLLDQTAYTQPALFVLEYALAQLWISWGIRPSAVLGHSVGEYVAACVAGIFSLEDGLKLIAHRARLMQELPQTGGMAAVFASVEVVEPLIAPYPQQLSIAAYNGQQSLVISGEIQALTAVLQKLESQGIETRTLQVSHAFHSPLMASMLADFQQVAQQIAYHSPQLEIVSNVSGNLITNAQMSSASYWVEHIQASVHFAQGMSALYTRGYKVFLEVGSHPTLIGMAQRDCPEDLDNQGLWLASLRKGKEDWQQILESLSQLYLQGVEVDWLGFDNGYTRNKVILPNYPWQHQRYWFENTAKKLVVHSQLHPLLGQRLHSPLFKSLVFDSEFHTNNLPFLADHRIYGSIVAPGAFYIAMLTLAGEQIFGTNAVSLQQITFREPLIIPENSSVKVQLILQLGKNQDYTFELFSLESDEQWCLHATGELSTLSATRETWSWVEIQARCPEKSTGSQVFYQDVGDAGLDLGVTFQWIGDFWRRDGEAICQMQLPPGCESETKLYPLHPGLIDSCLRLLGGTLPAEIRDADVYVPISLGGFHLWQNLDLSQPVWCHARLQTNNPEVIVGDVQLLDESGQAIAQFSELCLKRSPQQALLKQPNLQDWLYQITWQLQERTITQSPLVPQQQYWILLIDEDAVGEELVKLLQAQGESFVVVIPGDTYKSLEASKIYINPAEPQHFDRLLQEVSIKPGIALHIVHLWSLATGNLLDSTQIRVCGSVLHLTQALARINSPLARLWLISRGSQSINLQSEIALSQTPLWGLGRVIATEYSEVFAGLIDLDPQSSTVEAVTQLWEELSHPELGEQVALRGNQRYVSRLQRVPNIIDFSTSFNPSLGTYLITGGLGGLGLTVANWLVERGVQHLVLVGRRSPSDKDKSAIASWENTGVQVTVAQADITQLEQVQTVLNSIEPQFPLRGVIHAAGILNDGILLQQNWERFTRVMAPKIQGAWNLHILTQDKPLELFVLFSSVASVLGTTGQANYAAANAFLDGLADYRRSQGLAGLSINWGAWAEVGMAATSTGSPVGVEKILPQQGLQILAALTHQANAGQVAVLPVRWSKFITHYYTQKVPPLLSEFVDSRQTQETAQPVLAAKPDILRQLQEAHPADIQQILFNYIRDEVAKILRLNSSEELQPRQRLFEVGLDSLMAIELRNRLQSSLESSLPTTLLFDYPTLETLTKYLTNDVLAIQTASPPPKSDRSDIEISDIQQLSQIELERSLAAELDNIDELMKKI; from the coding sequence ATGAACAACATTAAACAACAAAAAAAGGAAGCGTTGGCTTTGCCCACCGTAGGCATCGCTGTTATTGGTATGGGATGCCGATTTCCTGGGGCGAAAAATCCTGCCGCGTTCTGGCAGCTACTGCGGGATGGGATGAATGCTGTTACACAAGTTCCCGCCAATCGTTGGTCAGTGGATGACCTCTACGACCCCGATTTGGCGACCCCTGGAACGATGAATAGCCGTTGGGGAGGGTTTCTGGAAAATGTAGACCAGTTTGACGCTAAATTCTTCGGCATTTCTCCCGGTGAAGCCGCAAGTACAGACCCGCAGCAGCGTTTGTTACTAGAGGTAGCTTGGGAGACTTTAGAAAATGCTGGTTTAAATCCGCAACAAGTTTCAGGAAGTCAAACGGGAGTATACATAGGCATTGGTAGCAACGATTATGCCAATGTTTGCTTTGAGGATTTGACTCAACTAAATGCTTATTATGTGACAGGCAATGCCCTCTGTACAACAGTGAATCGCCTGTCTTACTTCTTTGGTTGGCAAGGGCCGAGTCTAGCATTAGACACTGGCTGTTCTTCATCCCTGGTTGCCATCCATCTTGCCTGCCAAAGTTTGCAAACCGGAGAAATTGACCAAGCTTTGGTAGGGGCTGTTAACCTGATTTTGTCACCCAAAGCTAACATCGGATTATCCCAAGCTTGGATAATGACATCAGATAATTGTTGCAAAAGTTTTGATGCGGCGGCTGATGGTTACGTGCGGGGTGAAGGTTGCGGTTTAGTTTTGCTCAAGCGTCTAGAAGATGCAATTAGGGACAAAGACCAGATTTTAGGAATTATCCGGGGTTCAGCCGTTAATCAAAATGGCTTTGGGAAAAACTTGACTGCACCCAATCAACTAGCACAGCAGTCAGTTATCAGTCAGGCGTTGGCAAATGCTGGAGTTGAACCACAACAAATTAGCTATATTGAAGCCCATGGAGTCGGCACACCCTTGGCTGATGTGACGGAAGCCAGCGCCCTCAAAGCAGTTTTGCGACCAGAGGGGGATACTCTACCGTGTTTTCTCAGTTCCGTTAAAACCAACATTGGACATTTAGAACCGGCTGCGGGAATTGCTGGTTTAATTAAAGTTTTACTGTGTTTCCAACACCAAGAAATTCCACCACACCTGCATTTTCAAACCCTAAATCCAGACATTGGTGATGATTTTCCCTTTATCATTCCCACCACAGTCAGTCCTTGGGAATTGAATGATACACCTCGTTTGGCTGGAATCAATTCCTTTGGTTTGGGGGGAACTAATGCCCATCTTGTTTTAGAAGAACCACCGGTTAATAATTCAAAATTCAAAATTCAAAATTCAAAATTAATAGAAAGGCCGTTACATCTGTTGACGCTATCAGCTAACAATGAAAAGGCATTACGAGAATTAGCTAGTCTTTACAACACACATATTGCTAAATCTGTCAATATTTCTCTGCCTGATATTTGCTACTCAGCGAATGTAGGTAGAGCAGCTTTGAAGCATCGTTTGGCTATCCCGGCGGATACATTGCAGGGCTTGCAACAAGAATTATCAGCCTTCGCCAGTGAACAAGAGGCGGGAGAATGGTTTTATGGTCAACAGAACTCTACTAAAGTTGGATTCTTGTTTACAGGACAGGGAACGCAATACGTTGATATGGGTCGTCAACTCTACGATACACAGCCTGTATTTCGTGAGGTGCTAGAACGTTGCGATCGCCTACTCACCCCTTATTTAAACAAGTCGCTATTATCAATACTCTATCCTGAATCTGGTAGCAAACTATTACTACACGAAACCGTCTACACCCAACCTGCTTTGTTTGCCCTAGAGTTCGCCTTAGCAGAAATGTGGCGTTCCTGGGGAATCAAGCCACATTGTATTATGGGCTACAGCTTAGGTGAATATATCGCTGCTTGTGTTGCGGGTGTTCTCAGCTTGGAAGATGCCTTAATTTTAGTGGCAAAGCGGGGACAATTGATGCAGCAGTTACCGCAAAATGGGGCTATGGCTTGGATATATACCTCAATAAATAAGGTAACAGAAGTACTATTAACCTATCAGCATCAGGTTGGGATTGCTGCCATCCACGGCCAAGAAGAAATCTTAATTGCTGGTGAAAGTCAAGCTGTGCAACAAATTCTCCAACAGTTGAAAAGTGAGGGCATAGCTTTTCTCAAGCTGAAGATAAATCAAGCCTTTCACTCTCCAGCCGTGGAGCCAATATTGGATGCAATGGAGGAACTGGCCGCCACATTCACCTACAACCCACCGCAGATAAATTGGGTTTCTAGTGTGAATGGGAAATTAGTGGAGGCGATCGCACCCCAACATTGGCGCAATCATCTACGAGATACATTACAATTTTCAACGGCAGTTGATACCTTAATTGCTCAAGGTTGTAACTTGCTTCTGGAATTAGGGCCGAGTTCGACCTTAGCGGAAGCAGGTAAGCGATATCAACCCCAAAGCGAGGAGATTTGGTTATCTTCCCTGAAAGAAGGATTTGAGGATTGGCAGCAGGTATTATCAACACTGAGTGCCTTGTATGTACAGGGAGCAGATGTTAACTGGGCAGAATTTGACAGAGATTACCAACGCCAACGCGTAGAACTGCCAACTTACCCCTTTCAGAGAAAGCGTTACTGGATAGAACCGCAGCAGAAACCCGACGTAGAGATTCAGCCACTAGAAGCGCAAAATTTCACATCTCTACTCTGGCAAAACCTTAACCTGGAGGAGGTGTCAGCTAGTCAGCGTTGGGAAAAACTGCAAGCCTACGTGCAAACTGAGGTAGCAACTGTTCTGGGACTGGAACCAACAGAGAAACTCGATCCAAACGAGGGATTTGCTACCTTGGGGATGAAATCTCTGATGGCAATTGAGTTAAAAAACCGTATTCAAACGCAACTAGGACATTCTTATTCCCTAGCTGCAACCTTGGCATTTGATTATCCCACAATCGCCACACTCACAGAATATTTGGGTAGGGAAGTCTTGGGTTTAGATTCTCCCTCCACCAACCATGAAAACCTCCCCCAATCTTGTAAAGACGCGATTAATCGTGTCTCTACTGAAGATATCGCCATTATTGGTATGGGTTGTCGCTTTCCTGGAAGTGCAAATAATCCCCAACAGTTCTGGGAAATCCTCCAAAAAGGTATCGATGCAATTACAGAAATTCCCTCGCAACGCTGGAACCTGGATAATTACTTTGACTCAGAGCCAGAAACACCAGGTAAAATGTACACTCGTCACGGGGGATTTATTGCAGACATTGACCAATTTGACGCGCAATTTTTCGGTATCAGTCCCCGTGAAGCCATCAGCCTCGACCCACAACAACGCATACTGTTAGAAGTAAGTTGGGAAGCTTTAGAAAATGCGGCTATTGCACCACAGAATCTTGTAGGAAGTCAGACAGGCGTGTTCATTGGTCTGATTTCCAACGAGTATATGCAACTGCAAATTCAGCACAAAAATCCAGAAACAATTGATGCTTATTACGGTACTGGCGGTATTGGTAGTGCGGCAGCAGGGAGGATATCTCATAGCTTGGGGCTGCGCGGGCCTAGCTTGGTAGTTGATACTGCTTGCTCGTCCTCGCTGGTTAGCATTCATTTAGCAGTTCAAAGCCTGCGGCGTGGAGAGTGCAATTTAGCATTGGCGGGTGGCGTAAACTTGATACTTCTACCGGAGACGAATATTTTCTTATCAAAATCCAAGGCTGTAGCTGTCGATGGACGCTGTAAAACCTTTGATGCTTCAGCTAATGGCTTTGTTCGAGGAGAGGGATGTGGTGTAGTTGTCCTGAAACGACTCTCTGAAGCTTTAGCTGATAATGACCCAATCTTGGCAGTAATTCGGGGTTCGGCAGTGAATCATGATGGACGTAGCAGTGGTTTTACCGTCCCCAGTACAACAGCGCAACAAGAATTGTTACATGAAGCATTAGCTAACGCCAATGTAGAAGCCCAGCAGGTGAGTTACATCGAAGCTCATGGGACTGGTACATCCTTGGGAGATCCGATTGAGGTTGGGGCATTAGCATCTGTACTCTGTGCAGGACGTTCTTTGGAACAGCCACTAGTAATTAGTTCCGTTAAAACTAACATTGGTCATTTGGAAGCGGCGGCTGGGGTAGCGGGTTTGATGAAAGTTGTTTTGGCTCTACAGCATCAAGAAATTCCGCCACACCTGCACTTGCAACAACCTAATCCGATGATTGCTTGGGAGCAATTGCCATTGAGTATCCCTACATCTGGGCAATCTTGGGTAGTTAAGGACTCGGCGCGGATTGTTGGGGTGAGTTCTTTCGGGATGAGTGGTACTAATGCTCATGTGATTGTACAAGAAGCACCTTTGGAGAAAGCAGGGGGAGCAGCACTTCGACTACGCTCAGTGACCAAGGAGCAGGGGAGCAGGGGAGCAGAAATTACAATTGAGCGTCCTTTACACTTACTCTGCCTTTCTGCGAAACATGCCAATTCTCTGCGGCAATTAGCTGAACAATACATCGACTATTTGGGCAAGCATGGCGATATTTCTTTGGCTAATATTACCCACACTGCCCAAGTTGGACGTTCTCATTTTTCTCATCGTTTGGCTGTTGTTGGTTCATCTCATGCTGAGATGCAAGCCAAGTTGGAGTCAGCAGAATATGACTATCAAGTAGATAGTGGTAATTTCACCAGATGCGCCTTTTTATTTACTGGGCAAGGGTCGCAGTATGTAGGGATGGGAAGACAACTGTATGAAAACCAACCTGGTTTTCGTTGGATATTGGATGAATGCGATCGCATTCTCCAACCTTTCCTAAACAAATCCATCTTATCAGTCATCTTTGCTGACACCACAGAAAATCCACTCCTCGACCAAACCGCCTACACTCAACCAGCCTTATTTGTCCTAGAATACGCCTTGGCACAACTGTGGATTTCTTGGGGTATTCGTCCGTCTGCGGTGCTTGGTCACAGTGTTGGAGAATATGTGGCTGCTTGTGTGGCTGGTATTTTCTCCCTTGAGGACGGATTAAAATTGATTGCCCACCGCGCCCGCCTGATGCAAGAATTACCGCAAACAGGAGGTATGGCTGCGGTTTTCGCTAGCGTAGAAGTTGTAGAACCCTTGATTGCCCCCTATCCTCAACAACTGAGCATTGCTGCCTATAACGGACAGCAAAGTTTAGTTATCTCAGGCGAGATACAGGCATTAACAGCAGTTTTGCAAAAACTAGAAAGTCAAGGCATCGAAACGCGAACTTTGCAAGTATCTCATGCCTTCCACTCGCCGCTAATGGCATCGATGTTGGCAGATTTTCAGCAAGTTGCCCAGCAAATCGCCTATCATTCCCCACAACTGGAAATCGTTTCTAATGTTAGTGGGAATTTGATAACTAATGCACAGATGTCTAGTGCCAGCTATTGGGTTGAGCATATCCAAGCCAGTGTCCATTTTGCTCAAGGGATGTCAGCACTTTATACCAGAGGTTACAAAGTATTTTTAGAAGTCGGTTCTCATCCCACCTTGATTGGCATGGCACAGCGAGATTGTCCAGAAGACTTGGATAATCAAGGTTTATGGCTAGCTTCACTACGCAAAGGCAAGGAAGATTGGCAACAAATTTTAGAAAGTCTGAGCCAGTTATATCTCCAGGGAGTAGAAGTTGATTGGCTCGGATTCGACAACGGCTATACACGAAATAAAGTAATATTACCCAACTATCCTTGGCAGCACCAACGCTACTGGTTTGAAAACACTGCCAAAAAACTAGTAGTACACTCACAATTGCATCCCCTATTAGGACAACGCCTACATTCTCCACTCTTCAAAAGTCTAGTATTTGACAGTGAATTCCACACAAATAACTTACCTTTTCTAGCCGACCACCGCATCTACGGGTCGATAGTTGCACCAGGAGCATTTTATATTGCTATGTTGACCCTAGCAGGTGAGCAGATTTTCGGAACTAATGCAGTGTCTCTTCAACAGATTACGTTTCGAGAGCCTTTAATCATACCCGAAAATAGCAGCGTCAAAGTGCAATTGATTTTGCAACTGGGCAAAAATCAGGACTACACCTTTGAACTATTCAGCCTAGAAAGCGATGAACAATGGTGTCTCCATGCAACTGGTGAGTTATCTACCTTGTCTGCTACTAGAGAAACTTGGTCTTGGGTAGAAATACAGGCACGTTGTCCTGAAAAATCCACTGGTTCGCAGGTATTTTATCAGGATGTCGGAGATGCTGGGCTAGATTTGGGTGTAACTTTTCAGTGGATTGGCGATTTTTGGCGACGAGATGGGGAAGCCATCTGTCAGATGCAACTACCACCGGGTTGTGAATCAGAGACTAAGTTATATCCATTACATCCGGGGCTGATAGATTCTTGTTTGAGACTGTTGGGAGGTACTTTACCAGCAGAGATTCGAGACGCTGATGTTTATGTACCGATTAGTTTAGGTGGCTTTCATCTCTGGCAAAATCTGGACTTGAGTCAGCCAGTATGGTGTCACGCCCGCCTGCAAACCAATAATCCAGAGGTGATAGTAGGAGATGTACAATTATTAGATGAATCTGGACAAGCGATCGCTCAATTCTCGGAACTCTGTTTAAAGCGATCGCCACAGCAAGCATTACTCAAGCAACCAAATCTCCAAGACTGGCTTTATCAAATCACTTGGCAACTCCAAGAACGAACAATTACGCAGTCACCTTTAGTACCACAACAGCAATATTGGATACTTCTAATTGATGAAGATGCTGTAGGCGAAGAATTGGTGAAATTGTTGCAGGCACAAGGCGAATCCTTTGTGGTAGTTATCCCTGGTGATACTTATAAATCTTTAGAAGCTAGTAAAATTTACATCAATCCAGCCGAACCCCAGCATTTCGATCGACTGCTTCAAGAAGTTTCAATTAAACCAGGAATAGCTCTCCACATTGTACATTTGTGGAGTTTGGCTACTGGAAATTTGCTAGATTCTACACAAATTCGTGTCTGTGGTAGTGTTTTACATTTAACTCAAGCCTTAGCTCGGATAAATTCCCCACTAGCTAGGCTGTGGTTGATTTCTAGGGGTAGCCAGTCAATTAATCTACAATCTGAAATCGCCCTGTCTCAAACACCTCTCTGGGGATTGGGGCGAGTTATAGCAACAGAATATAGCGAAGTTTTTGCAGGGCTAATTGATTTAGATCCCCAAAGTTCAACTGTAGAAGCCGTAACTCAGTTATGGGAAGAACTTTCCCATCCAGAATTGGGCGAACAAGTCGCCTTAAGGGGAAATCAGCGCTACGTCTCCCGTTTGCAACGCGTTCCCAACATAATAGATTTCTCTACTTCCTTTAACCCTTCCCTTGGGACTTACCTGATTACAGGCGGACTAGGAGGACTGGGGTTAACAGTGGCAAATTGGTTGGTTGAACGAGGTGTGCAACATTTAGTATTAGTGGGTAGGCGATCGCCATCTGATAAAGATAAAAGTGCGATCGCTTCTTGGGAAAACACTGGCGTGCAAGTTACAGTCGCCCAAGCAGATATTACACAACTTGAACAAGTACAAACCGTACTCAACAGCATTGAACCTCAGTTTCCCTTACGAGGTGTTATCCATGCAGCCGGAATTCTAAACGATGGGATTTTACTCCAACAAAACTGGGAGCGATTTACTAGGGTAATGGCTCCGAAAATTCAGGGTGCTTGGAATCTGCATATCCTGACTCAAGATAAACCTTTGGAATTATTTGTGTTGTTCTCCTCCGTTGCTTCAGTGTTGGGAACCACAGGACAAGCAAACTACGCAGCAGCGAACGCCTTTCTTGATGGGTTAGCCGATTATCGTCGCTCCCAAGGGCTGGCGGGATTGAGTATCAACTGGGGAGCGTGGGCGGAAGTGGGAATGGCTGCAACCTCTACAGGTTCTCCAGTGGGAGTAGAGAAAATTTTACCTCAACAAGGATTACAAATCTTGGCAGCATTGACGCATCAAGCCAATGCTGGACAAGTTGCGGTTTTACCAGTGCGCTGGTCAAAATTTATCACCCACTACTACACCCAGAAAGTACCGCCTTTGCTGAGTGAGTTTGTTGATTCAAGGCAAACCCAAGAGACTGCACAGCCAGTTTTAGCAGCGAAACCAGATATTTTACGACAACTCCAGGAGGCTCACCCCGCAGATATTCAGCAAATTTTATTTAATTACATCCGTGACGAAGTAGCGAAAATCTTACGTCTCAATTCATCTGAGGAACTGCAACCGCGTCAGCGTTTATTTGAAGTGGGATTAGATTCACTCATGGCAATCGAGTTGAGAAATCGCTTGCAATCAAGTCTTGAGTCTTCTCTGCCAACCACTTTGTTATTTGATTATCCCACCTTAGAAACCTTAACTAAATATCTTACTAACGATGTTTTGGCTATTCAAACGGCATCTCCTCCGCCAAAAAGCGATCGCTCCGACATTGAAATCAGCGATATTCAACAGCTTTCGCAAATAGAACTAGAGCGATCACTAGCGGCAGAATTGGACAACATTGATGAATTAATGAAAAAAATCTAA
- a CDS encoding phosphopantetheine-binding protein, with amino-acid sequence MVQQTIEQQVLNVVNKHMRLNIEGLENANIDPTKSMRDLGATSLDAVEIASASMRELKVKVPRTKLGSVKNIQELVDLLAEVKIQQG; translated from the coding sequence ATGGTGCAACAAACAATTGAGCAACAAGTCCTGAATGTAGTTAACAAACACATGCGCTTGAACATCGAAGGTTTGGAAAATGCAAACATCGACCCAACAAAGTCAATGCGCGATTTGGGTGCTACCAGTTTAGATGCAGTAGAGATTGCCTCAGCTTCGATGAGAGAGTTAAAAGTGAAAGTTCCTAGAACCAAACTCGGCAGTGTTAAGAACATTCAAGAACTTGTAGACTTACTTGCTGAAGTCAAGATTCAGCAAGGCTGA
- a CDS encoding polyketide synthase, producing MSEIVTLSCLEDGIYQINLNDPQNDNQLTDELVDILLEKIAECAKIPHLKVLLLTGLPNVFCGGASLDVLQKLLRGDTEVKDLLLPTQLLRFPVPIIAAMEGHAVGGGLLIALCCDVIVAAEESRYGVNFTGLGFTPGMGTTSLLSLLVGPLFAHEMIFTAKLYKGRELQGRRLFNDVVRKQKVMEVAMDIARSIAEKPKHVLEMLKDTLALPRQRALQEAMSREHLMHTVCFNHPDTQSIVKDMYIS from the coding sequence ATGTCCGAAATTGTAACTCTTTCATGTTTAGAAGATGGGATTTATCAAATCAATTTAAACGATCCACAAAACGATAATCAACTTACAGATGAGTTGGTTGATATTTTATTAGAAAAGATAGCAGAATGTGCCAAAATTCCTCATTTAAAGGTATTATTACTAACAGGTCTTCCTAATGTTTTTTGTGGTGGTGCTAGCTTAGATGTACTGCAAAAATTGCTGCGTGGTGACACAGAAGTTAAAGACCTCTTACTACCAACACAACTATTACGGTTTCCTGTTCCCATAATTGCAGCAATGGAAGGACACGCGGTAGGAGGCGGATTATTAATTGCCTTATGTTGCGATGTAATTGTAGCAGCTGAAGAAAGTCGCTATGGCGTGAATTTTACTGGATTAGGATTTACCCCTGGAATGGGAACAACATCTTTACTTTCATTACTAGTTGGGCCATTATTTGCCCATGAAATGATCTTTACTGCCAAACTTTATAAAGGTAGAGAACTACAAGGAAGAAGGCTATTTAATGATGTCGTTCGCAAACAAAAAGTAATGGAAGTAGCGATGGATATCGCCCGCAGCATTGCCGAAAAACCCAAGCACGTATTGGAAATGCTCAAGGATACCTTAGCACTTCCCCGCCAACGTGCTTTACAAGAGGCTATGTCCCGCGAACATCTCATGCATACTGTATGTTTTAATCATCCCGACACCCAATCTATTGTCAAAGATATGTATATTTCCTAA
- a CDS encoding enoyl-CoA hydratase/isomerase family protein yields the protein MELKLKAIEYQIDSGVAHITLSAPEAGNALNGEMLAEFYQALQNAIADPTCRVIVISSIGADFCTGMDFNAIFANGSRPNLAPLQAFRDCLLLIYSSPRPVITCVTGNVTGGGVGIVAASDIVLAEENVLFMLSEVLVGMIPAVITPFLLCRLSSSQVKYLTLSSRGIDGNEAKNWGLVDEIASDGMNDTLNRQIQRLFYSSPEAIAESKQYFDTFIGQDLRHQTEFAMQRLQKWLEQPQITTAIHQFSEGYSPPWFQKYRRNRTNYPK from the coding sequence ATGGAGCTAAAGTTAAAAGCAATTGAGTATCAAATAGATTCAGGAGTCGCTCACATCACATTATCAGCGCCAGAAGCTGGTAATGCCTTGAACGGCGAGATGTTGGCAGAGTTTTATCAAGCTTTGCAAAATGCGATTGCTGACCCAACTTGTCGAGTTATTGTAATTTCTAGCATAGGTGCTGACTTTTGTACAGGGATGGATTTTAACGCCATCTTTGCTAATGGTTCCCGTCCTAATTTAGCGCCACTGCAAGCCTTTCGTGATTGCCTGTTACTAATTTATAGTTCTCCTAGACCAGTCATCACCTGTGTGACAGGTAATGTTACAGGTGGTGGTGTGGGTATAGTCGCCGCCTCCGACATCGTACTCGCCGAGGAAAATGTCCTATTCATGCTGTCAGAAGTCTTGGTGGGGATGATTCCTGCGGTAATTACGCCCTTTTTATTGTGTCGTCTTTCCTCCTCCCAGGTGAAATATCTCACCCTTAGTTCCAGAGGTATTGATGGAAACGAAGCCAAAAATTGGGGACTGGTGGACGAAATAGCTAGTGATGGGATGAACGATACACTCAACCGCCAGATTCAACGTTTATTTTATTCTTCACCGGAAGCGATCGCTGAAAGCAAACAATATTTTGACACATTTATCGGTCAAGATTTGCGACACCAAACTGAATTCGCCATGCAACGCCTACAGAAATGGTTAGAACAACCCCAAATTACCACAGCCATCCATCAGTTTAGTGAAGGCTATTCACCACCCTGGTTTCAAAAATATAGGAGGAATAGAACTAATTATCCAAAATAA